In the genome of Hevea brasiliensis isolate MT/VB/25A 57/8 chromosome 14, ASM3005281v1, whole genome shotgun sequence, the window GAAACCTTGGTAAAGATTCTTATGTAATGCTTATCTCAAAATAgtgttttttataaaattaattttatttcataactTGAGCAACTGTTGTCTACGATAAAGATACTCCTTATTTGCCTTTTACAAGGCAGATTTTATGTGGTTCTAGCTGCATGGTAAAACAAGTACTCTTAACAATTAAGAATAAGAATTGCTAGTCCATTTCACTGTCAGCATGCATAATCATGTCATCTGCATAGCCTGAACGGGCTTGAAATGAATCATTTTTTAATCTTAACTACATATAATACCATAGATACCAAGCAAGAAAGGCTCATCCTTGAAAAGCTGAAATCGATTGATGAATTTTCTGACATGCACAGCATAGAAGAATTGTCCAGATGAGAAGACAGAAAGCAAAAGCATCTCAGCGAATAGAATTAAAAGATTATCAGGCAGTTCATGACCGCGAGTATATATCCACAATCTGTACCACTTTGTTATTGAAAAGAAAAATCCCGAGTTACTACCATTTTTCTTTCTCTAGCTTACACAACTATCATGCCGATTGAGTATTATCTACTGGCAATGAATTTGTTACATTTGATATCATGTACAGtataaatattgattttaatatttagttcAGCAGGCATTGTATTTGTAGTTTCACATGGTTTATGTACAAAGCTACCTTGGATATATACGTCTTATGTTTTCTCTGTCTCTTCACAAATCCTCCTGCTTTCCCCTTCCTTTTGTAACCTCTCCTCAAACTTCTTTTCTCCAACATACAGTAGAAGAGATCCAATAAGGAGGCCTTGGATGCAAAGCAGATCTGCCTGCATGGATCAAAATCTCCTTTTTTTAAATAACATCTACCCTAGCCccaaaaaaaatatgaaaataagaaGAAATAATAGAGAACCTTGAAAGTGAAACTGAAATAAGGACTGGCTTAAAAAACTGCATTTGATTGTTGTCTAAATATTGTTGAAACCCCTTTGCTGTCATAAACCAATGCAAGTACATTGAAAATTATTTGGCGTTTCACGCAACTGATGCCCATATTTGATCTGATTAAAGTGATGTAGATTTCCAACAATTCCAAAACCAGCACCTCGACCTCCTTTTGGAGTTAAAGAGTTACAAGAATGGCTCAATTCAAATTGACTCTGAACTGCCTATGAGCCTTTAAACCACCAAAGAGTGAATTTCATATTATTGCTAATTTTTCATGTTCAGCTCATTCATCAGTTTTCTAGTCAAATACGCATAATGATATATTCATGTTTGCGTTGCCTCAACAATAGCCCAACTTATTGCTTCATAAGTAGTTCTCTATATTTATTTTGTGGGGAGCTCACCATGCGGCAGCGGCAGCGGCGGCGGCAGCTGTTGCTTATATATGCAGTTCTGGTAGCACACGAGGTGTTCGGCATTTTGCCTCTTCAACATCATGTTGGGCCTATTGTTATTGTCCTAAATGGTTTGTTGGACAACCCCATGTTGACAAAGGAAGCTGAAAAGGTGATTTCAAGTTCTTAAAATTATGCATTTCCACTGAGGCATTTCTCTTTGATAACTTATTATGGGACTACTAATGCAAAGCTTCCAAATTTGTCAATCATCAAGATTAAGGCTTCCACCTCACTGACATTTGTTCCCTCAAATCCTGAATGTGGAAATCATTGCAGagcagaaattaaaataaaaaaaaatataaaaaaaagccACTGAGTTTTTCCAAAGAAAGATTTATATTTCATTTCTCCTCGATAACTTCCTAGTTAAACTATTAGGAATGGCTACCTGATATATGTTTCTCTTTTAGATTTAGAAGCATACGAAACTAAGGGGAAGAGAGGAAAATGTATTTGACTTTGCATGATAAGAAAGCACAATAAGCTGGAGTGTATTTACATGCTTATAGAGCAAAGCGCACACAAGTCATTTAGGGTTTCAGGTTTAACGAGACTGATAACGATGCATGGTTATTGATTTATGTGGTTGCATACTGATTAAGGGTTAACGGATCCCTTGTATCAAGCTAACACGGAAGATTAACCATCTGGATTTGGCCATTAGTTTAGTGATATAGATTTCAGGTTGAGATGTGTCATGGAGTTGCAcatattgagttaaattttaactAGCATAAACCTGATTGACCTGATATAGCATACTGTTGCTGCAGGTATGTATTTCTACCACATGGCCTTGCGTTGGATGAGAAGGCAGGATCTGGGCATTTTGCTTGTTACAGAGCTTCAAACATACTGAGTGATCCATTGTGAAATATTGCCTCTATTTTCTGTTGCTTCCTTTCGCCATTCTTGTGGATTTCTCATTCTATTATATAGTTTATATGACGTTCTCATTATAGTAGtgcaaaattttcaataatacaaGTTTCAAATAATACATGTTTCATTCTATTCTACATAATCACAGAGGGATCCAAGGATTGAGAGACATCAGACCGCTGCAACCAAGGAGAGCATTCTTTGTCACTTCAGACTGCAACTTAGATATGCAGAATCAAACCTTTTACCTTTGTCTTGCCTTTGGCTTTGGGATCACCCAGCCAGACATGAAGCAAAAGATAACAGTTATGGCAAAGCCAGTTGCAGCTCCTATCCCAAACTGCAAGCCCATAATAGTCATTTTCTCAGTGGGAGGCCGAGTAGCGGGAGGAAGTGGTGCAGGAGGAGGACGTTGGGCAAGTTGACATGAAGTAAAAACCCCACCACCATATAGATCATTGTTCCCCTCAAAGCTTGAACATGGAAAGGTCAAGAATTGGCCTCCTGTTGGGATTTCCCCATAAAGTTGATTGTCTGCTATACTGAACTTGGATAGAAAGCTGAGCTTTACCAATGAACTGGGTATTTCTCCGGATAATTTGTTATGAGACAAATCCAAAAtttctaaacttgacattctagATAAATCATCTGGAATTGGCCCGGAAAGCTCGTTCGTGCTGAGGTTTAAAAAATGAAGTCCTTTCAAGTTCCCAAAACTTGGCCAAATTGGTCCATTCAGCTTGTTGTGACTTAGATCCAAAGTTGGTGGAAGGCTCCCAATTTTGTTATACTGCAAACTTGTACTAGATTTCCCAGTTTTCTTATATAAAGGAATGCCTGGGGCATTTCCATCAATTAAGATTCTCCTGTCTGTTAGGATTTGTAGTCCTGTCAAGCTTATTGGTATTTCACCAGTAAATGAGTTATCGGAGAAATCCAAGTAAAAGAGACTACTGAAATTGCCTATCCAGAGTGGAATAGATCCACTCAAGTGATTCCAAGATAGATCTAATAACTGCAGCATTTTGCAACCCCTCAACCATAGTGGAATTGAACCTCTGAGTTGACAATTGGCAATAATGAGTACCTTGAGATTTTTAAATTGCAAATTCACATCACTGGGCATTTGTTCATCCTGAAAATTGCGAGTGAGGACCAGAGTAGTCAAATTTTTGCATTGTTGTAGAATTCCAAGAGCTGCTGATATGTTTGCAAGGCTGGTATTTGAGAGTGAGAGGTATGTCAGGGCCTGCAGATTCTTGAACTTGTAAGGAACCTCCCCACCGAGTTTGTTTCTGCTAAGATTCAAAACACTCAAGTTTTGACAAGAGGATATACTTTCAGGGATCGGGCCTTGGAAATTGTTAGTACCAACATCCAAGAAAGCCAGATGAATCATTGCAGAACAATTTATATTGATTGGTCCATCCATGGTGTTGTTGCGCAAATTAAGAATTTCAAGTGTTGGAGAATTCACCAGTGAATTAGGCAAATGGCCGTTGAATTTATTTGAGTTGGAAGAGAAGAACTTAAGCTTTCTAAGCCTCTCAAAAACATCAGGAAGATTTCCAGAAAACACGTTGTTGGAGATATCCAATTCTACAAGGTTAGAAAGGTTAGCTATTCCATCATTCAATGCCCCAGAAAAGTGATTATCTTGAAGGTGCAATACCTGGAGATATTGCAGCTGCAAGAGACCGTATGGGAAACTTCCTGAGAGCATATTACCATTAAGAAAGAGATGCTGCAAAGAAGAACATCTTCCAAAACTTGTTGAAACTTCACCACTGAAGTGGTTGCCGGCAAGATCAAGAACTTGAAGATGGGGTGAGGTTTTGCAAAATGTTGGATCGACAGAACCATTAAAACTGTTGAATGAAATGTCAAAATACTTGATTGAGGGTAAATAAATACCTCCTGGTAGTGAACCAACAAAATCATTACTGTTT includes:
- the LOC131173251 gene encoding phytosulfokine receptor 1-like, translating into MKMGFLHFFFFIIYMISFKVPILRCQDMACHSNDLRALTNFGNCLTSGIDGWNFSTSTCCTWAGVTCDNSTTSSNRVIGLELGKKKISGVLCESLEDLDQLRILNLSQNFLHGIVPPKLFQLQNLEALDLNSNDFVGSLPGGIYLPSIKYFDISFNSFNGSVDPTFCKTSPHLQVLDLAGNHFSGEVSTSFGRCSSLQHLFLNGNMLSGSFPYGLLQLQYLQVLHLQDNHFSGALNDGIANLSNLVELDISNNVFSGNLPDVFERLRKLKFFSSNSNKFNGHLPNSLVNSPTLEILNLRNNTMDGPININCSAMIHLAFLDVGTNNFQGPIPESISSCQNLSVLNLSRNKLGGEVPYKFKNLQALTYLSLSNTSLANISAALGILQQCKNLTTLVLTRNFQDEQMPSDVNLQFKNLKVLIIANCQLRGSIPLWLRGCKMLQLLDLSWNHLSGSIPLWIGNFSSLFYLDFSDNSFTGEIPISLTGLQILTDRRILIDGNAPGIPLYKKTGKSSTSLQYNKIGSLPPTLDLSHNKLNGPIWPSFGNLKGLHFLNLSTNELSGPIPDDLSRMSSLEILDLSHNKLSGEIPSSLVKLSFLSKFSIADNQLYGEIPTGGQFLTFPCSSFEGNNDLYGGGVFTSCQLAQRPPPAPLPPATRPPTEKMTIMGLQFGIGAATGFAITVIFCFMSGWVIPKPKARQR